A DNA window from Janibacter sp. A1S7 contains the following coding sequences:
- a CDS encoding beta-ketoacyl-ACP synthase III: MSRLTVPTEFHHARITGTGSYRPARVVPNSEIVEAIDSSDEWIRERSGIESRHRAAPDESVVDMSEHASRAALEYADIDASEIDTVIVATVTHPYQTPAAAPELAARLGSRAAAFDLSAACAGFCHALSVANDQVRAGTAENVLVVGVEKMLDFTDPTDRGSAFIFGDGAGAAVVSRSETPGIGPTVWGSDGDKKALITSRNSWMELAENRDLPWPAIVMEGPSVFRWAVWSMAKEAQRALDAAGVRAEDLAAFIPHQANVRIIDQMAKELGLPKDLPVARDIRTTANTSGGSVPLAMDRMLREGEVAPGGLALLIGFGAGLVWAAQVVSLP; this comes from the coding sequence ATGAGCCGCCTGACGGTCCCCACCGAGTTCCACCACGCCCGGATCACCGGCACCGGCAGCTACCGCCCGGCACGGGTCGTGCCCAACAGCGAGATCGTCGAGGCGATCGACTCCTCCGACGAGTGGATCCGCGAGCGCTCCGGCATCGAGTCACGTCACCGCGCCGCACCGGACGAGAGCGTCGTCGACATGTCCGAGCACGCCTCCCGGGCCGCGCTGGAGTACGCCGACATCGACGCGAGCGAGATCGACACCGTCATCGTCGCCACCGTGACTCATCCGTACCAGACCCCTGCTGCCGCACCGGAGCTCGCTGCCCGGTTGGGCTCGCGTGCCGCCGCATTCGACCTCTCGGCCGCGTGCGCCGGCTTCTGCCACGCGCTCTCCGTCGCCAACGACCAGGTCCGTGCCGGCACGGCCGAGAACGTCCTCGTCGTCGGCGTGGAGAAGATGCTCGACTTCACCGACCCGACGGACCGGGGATCGGCCTTCATCTTCGGCGACGGCGCCGGAGCCGCGGTCGTCTCGCGCAGCGAGACCCCGGGCATCGGTCCGACCGTGTGGGGCAGCGACGGCGACAAGAAGGCGCTGATCACCTCGCGCAACTCGTGGATGGAGCTGGCCGAGAACCGCGACCTGCCCTGGCCGGCGATCGTCATGGAGGGGCCGAGCGTCTTCCGCTGGGCCGTGTGGTCGATGGCCAAGGAGGCCCAGCGGGCCCTTGACGCCGCGGGGGTCCGGGCCGAGGACCTCGCCGCCTTCATCCCCCACCAGGCCAATGTGCGCATCATCGACCAGATGGCCAAGGAGCTCGGGCTGCCGAAGGACCTGCCCGTCGCCCGCGACATCCGCACCACCGCCAACACCTCCGGTGGCTCCGTCCCGCTGGCGATGGACCGGATGCTGCGCGAGGGTGAGGTCGCCCCGGGTGGCCTGGCCCTGCTGATCGGCTTCGGCGCCGGCCTCGTCTGGGCCGCGCAGGTCGTGTCCCTCCCCTAG
- a CDS encoding pyridoxamine 5'-phosphate oxidase family protein: protein MNDTPPRTMSAGECWQALREHEFGRLAYRLLGDVHITPINYAVDGDALLFRTAQGNKLLSAVMHEPVALEIDELGSEDAWSVVVRGRAEVLGETDAQRAEQVPLRPWVAGDKDSVVRIVAVEVTGRRFRLSKPWEHIVPTS from the coding sequence GTGAACGACACCCCGCCCCGCACGATGTCCGCCGGGGAGTGCTGGCAGGCGCTGCGTGAGCACGAGTTCGGCCGGCTCGCCTACCGCCTGCTGGGCGACGTGCACATCACGCCGATCAACTACGCCGTCGACGGTGACGCGCTGCTCTTCCGGACCGCGCAGGGTAACAAGTTGCTCAGCGCCGTCATGCACGAGCCGGTGGCGCTGGAGATCGACGAGCTGGGCTCGGAGGATGCGTGGTCCGTTGTCGTGCGGGGCCGCGCCGAGGTTCTCGGGGAGACCGACGCCCAGCGGGCGGAGCAGGTCCCGCTGCGCCCCTGGGTCGCCGGGGACAAGGACAGCGTCGTGCGGATCGTTGCGGTGGAGGTCACCGGCCGCCGGTTTCGGCTGTCCAAGCCGTGGGAGCACATCGTGCCCACGTCCTGA
- a CDS encoding acyl carrier protein: protein MAHTEQDILAGLADIVSEETGVDASEVTADKTFTDDLDVDSLSMMTIAVTAEEKFGAKIPDEEVKNLKTVGDAVNYIKANQAA, encoded by the coding sequence ATGGCCCACACCGAGCAGGACATCCTCGCAGGCCTCGCCGACATCGTCTCGGAGGAGACGGGAGTCGACGCGTCCGAGGTCACCGCGGACAAGACCTTCACCGACGACCTCGACGTCGACTCGCTGTCGATGATGACCATCGCCGTCACCGCCGAGGAGAAGTTCGGGGCCAAGATCCCCGACGAGGAGGTCAAGAACCTCAAGACCGTCGGTGACGCCGTCAACTACATCAAGGCCAACCAGGCCGCCTGA
- the fabF gene encoding beta-ketoacyl-ACP synthase II, translating to MTSPRPTVVVTGLGATTPLGGTAEETWQAALAGRSGAGPLDASWVEDYQLPVTFAAQLATPVTEVLKKVETKRLDPFAQYALVAAREAWADAGAPEVEPERLASSVGTGIGGVQTLLAAWESLRTKGARRVYPLSIPMLMPNSAAGTVSLEFGARAGAHTLVSACSSGAESIAYGLHLIREGLADVVIAGGSEASVHPLPIAGFTQMQALSTRNDSPETASRPYDTDRDGFLLGEGGAILVLESEEHAKARGATIIATLAGAGVSADSHHIAAPEPEGAGASRAMADAVRDAGANPKDLSHINAHATSTPVGDVAEVAAIRRAFGADADHMAVSGTKSMTGHLLGAAGALEAVFAAQSIRDRKAPPTINIENLDPAVDLDVVRDTPRDLPEGDLLVLDNSFGFGGHNVALAFGSY from the coding sequence ATGACCTCTCCCCGGCCCACCGTCGTCGTCACCGGTCTTGGCGCGACCACCCCGCTCGGCGGCACCGCCGAGGAGACCTGGCAGGCCGCTCTCGCCGGCCGGTCGGGCGCCGGCCCGCTCGACGCCTCGTGGGTCGAGGACTACCAGCTCCCGGTGACCTTCGCCGCGCAGCTGGCCACCCCCGTCACCGAGGTACTGAAGAAGGTCGAGACGAAGCGCCTCGACCCCTTCGCCCAGTACGCGCTCGTCGCCGCCCGGGAGGCCTGGGCCGACGCCGGCGCCCCCGAGGTCGAGCCCGAGCGCCTCGCCAGCTCCGTCGGCACGGGCATCGGAGGCGTGCAGACCCTGCTGGCCGCGTGGGAGTCCCTGCGCACCAAGGGAGCCCGACGCGTCTACCCGCTGTCCATCCCGATGCTCATGCCCAACAGCGCCGCAGGAACCGTCTCCCTGGAGTTCGGTGCCCGCGCCGGCGCGCACACCCTCGTCTCCGCCTGCTCCTCCGGCGCGGAGTCCATCGCCTACGGGCTGCACCTCATCCGCGAGGGCCTGGCCGATGTCGTCATCGCCGGAGGCTCCGAGGCGTCGGTCCACCCCCTGCCGATCGCCGGGTTCACCCAGATGCAGGCGCTGTCCACCCGCAACGACTCCCCCGAGACCGCCTCACGCCCCTACGACACCGATCGGGACGGCTTCCTCCTGGGCGAGGGTGGCGCGATCCTCGTGCTGGAGTCCGAGGAGCACGCGAAGGCCCGCGGGGCGACCATCATCGCCACCCTCGCCGGAGCCGGCGTCAGCGCCGACTCGCACCACATCGCCGCCCCCGAACCCGAGGGCGCCGGAGCCTCACGAGCCATGGCCGATGCCGTCCGTGATGCCGGGGCGAACCCGAAGGACCTCAGCCACATCAACGCGCACGCCACCTCCACCCCCGTGGGTGACGTCGCCGAGGTCGCGGCCATCCGGCGGGCGTTCGGCGCGGATGCGGACCACATGGCCGTCAGCGGCACCAAGTCGATGACCGGCCACCTGCTCGGTGCCGCCGGCGCGCTGGAAGCGGTCTTCGCCGCGCAGTCGATTCGGGACCGCAAGGCCCCACCGACGATCAACATCGAGAACCTCGACCCGGCCGTCGACCTCGACGTCGTGCGCGACACCCCTCGCGACCTCCCCGAGGGCGACCTGCTCGTCCTCGACAACTCCTTCGGCTTCGGCGGGCACAACGTCGCCCTCGCCTTCGGGAGCTACTGA
- a CDS encoding acyltransferase domain-containing protein, translating into MLAITCPGQGSQTPGFLAPWLELPGVPDRLHWLSAVAGMDLEAHGTTSDEATIKDTAVAQPLIVASGLLSLLALFEHPADGFRVVGAGAGHSVGEITAASAAGVISAEQAMVLVRERGRGMATAATATPTGMSAVLGGDPDEVTASLESHGLTPANVNGAGQIVAAGTLEQLAALSDNPPAKARVMPLKVAGAFHTEHMAPAVDDLSRLARAVSVHDARVPLVSNVDGEVIHSGREALRRIVSQVRNPVRWDLCMETMRDLGVTGIIEIPPAGALTGLAKRGLKGVETLALKSPDDLEAAHRMVREHGSARDASQPTWRLITAPVKGTVEITASTPGTAVPAGDVVARISSLRDTREVLADHSGTVVEWLVEDGDPVSPGQPLLRLHPEGAIA; encoded by the coding sequence GTGCTCGCCATCACCTGTCCCGGCCAGGGCTCACAGACGCCCGGCTTCCTCGCCCCGTGGCTCGAACTCCCCGGAGTCCCCGACCGCCTCCACTGGCTCTCGGCCGTGGCCGGCATGGACCTCGAGGCCCACGGCACGACCTCCGACGAGGCGACCATCAAGGACACTGCAGTCGCCCAGCCACTGATCGTCGCGTCGGGTCTGCTCTCCCTCCTCGCGCTGTTCGAGCACCCGGCCGACGGCTTCCGCGTCGTCGGTGCCGGCGCCGGCCACAGCGTCGGGGAGATCACCGCGGCCTCTGCCGCCGGTGTGATCAGCGCGGAGCAGGCGATGGTCCTGGTCCGCGAGCGGGGCCGCGGCATGGCCACGGCGGCCACGGCCACCCCGACCGGCATGAGCGCCGTCCTCGGCGGCGACCCGGACGAGGTCACCGCGTCGCTGGAGTCGCACGGCCTCACCCCGGCCAACGTCAACGGCGCCGGGCAGATCGTCGCCGCGGGGACCCTCGAGCAGCTCGCCGCGCTGTCGGACAACCCGCCGGCCAAGGCCCGGGTCATGCCGCTGAAGGTCGCCGGAGCCTTCCACACCGAGCACATGGCGCCCGCCGTCGACGACCTCTCCCGCCTGGCTCGTGCCGTCTCCGTCCACGACGCCCGCGTCCCGCTCGTCTCGAACGTCGACGGTGAGGTGATCCACTCCGGCCGTGAGGCCCTGCGCCGTATCGTCAGTCAGGTGCGCAACCCGGTGCGATGGGATCTGTGCATGGAGACGATGCGCGACCTGGGCGTGACCGGCATCATCGAGATCCCGCCGGCCGGCGCCCTCACCGGTCTGGCCAAGCGCGGGCTCAAGGGCGTCGAGACCCTCGCGCTGAAGTCCCCGGACGACCTCGAGGCCGCCCACCGCATGGTGCGCGAGCACGGCTCGGCCCGCGACGCCTCCCAGCCCACCTGGCGACTGATCACCGCGCCGGTGAAGGGGACGGTGGAGATCACCGCCAGCACGCCGGGCACGGCCGTCCCGGCCGGTGACGTCGTCGCCCGGATCTCCTCGCTGCGCGACACCCGCGAGGTGCTGGCAGACCACTCGGGCACCGTCGTGGAGTGGCTCGTCGAGGACGGCGACCCCGTGTCCCCCGGCCAGCCGCTGTTGCGCCTGCACCCCGAGGGTGCGATCGCATGA
- a CDS encoding DUF5715 family protein, which yields MTQDGSIGGSVPQLAIDLTAYREAVDALVTDVGAGGLEVQRHRVTQLLDRSRVAPEIARALEFAPGGAGRAMDSMSREITDYQPNARSAADDLPSLVRILLLAQIDAIWWGHVPAYRTTETVDSTTELVDVRSGRNGRAPVRCRVQPRTRTHRLARAVERRIVPDRTPRTAGVVSPRTRPEVNTLLGEISADFHRIVPSGTPPLWVTSMTRSIEHQQHLRSLGYSAVLPSAHCTGHAVDLEMRWFERFGVGDVLAEVLWAHQDEGRVNVINEGQAWHVCISPDALAGLRTHGATGTED from the coding sequence ATGACGCAGGACGGTTCCATCGGTGGCTCCGTCCCCCAACTCGCGATCGACCTCACGGCCTATCGCGAGGCGGTCGATGCGTTGGTCACGGACGTGGGCGCCGGGGGCCTCGAGGTACAGCGGCACCGGGTGACGCAGCTCCTCGACCGGAGCCGGGTCGCTCCGGAAATCGCCCGGGCGCTCGAGTTCGCGCCCGGTGGAGCCGGCCGTGCCATGGACTCGATGAGTCGTGAGATCACCGACTACCAGCCGAACGCCCGGAGCGCCGCGGACGACCTGCCGTCCCTGGTCCGGATCCTCCTGCTGGCCCAGATCGATGCCATCTGGTGGGGACACGTGCCGGCCTACCGCACGACGGAGACGGTGGACTCGACCACTGAACTCGTCGACGTGCGCAGCGGCAGGAACGGTCGGGCCCCGGTGCGGTGCCGCGTGCAACCCAGGACCCGCACGCACCGGCTGGCCCGAGCCGTCGAACGCCGCATCGTGCCGGATCGCACACCGCGCACTGCTGGGGTCGTGAGCCCGCGGACACGCCCGGAGGTAAACACGTTGCTCGGCGAGATCTCCGCCGACTTCCACCGGATCGTGCCCTCCGGGACCCCGCCGCTGTGGGTGACCAGCATGACGCGCAGCATCGAGCACCAGCAGCATCTGCGGTCGCTGGGGTACTCGGCGGTCCTGCCGAGTGCACACTGCACGGGGCACGCCGTCGACCTCGAGATGCGGTGGTTCGAGCGCTTCGGTGTCGGCGACGTGCTCGCCGAGGTGCTGTGGGCCCACCAGGACGAGGGCCGGGTCAATGTCATCAACGAGGGGCAGGCCTGGCACGTGTGCATCAGTCCCGACGCACTGGCAGGGTTGCGCACGCACGGCGCGACCGGGACCGAGGACTGA
- a CDS encoding DUF3145 domain-containing protein has protein sequence MSAGKRISTRGVVFIHSTPTALCPHITWALESVLDQAVALDWIEQPLGRSLKRAEFSWTGDPGTGATLASALRGWEGVRYEVTEEPTPGLDGSRWSHTPTLGIHHATISASGDVVLHENRLREVITLAQGAGDAVEDMIGELLGEAWDAELEPFRHAGDGAPVRWLHKVG, from the coding sequence ATGTCTGCAGGAAAGCGCATCAGTACCCGCGGCGTGGTGTTCATCCACAGTACCCCCACGGCCCTGTGTCCCCACATCACGTGGGCCCTCGAGTCCGTGTTGGACCAAGCTGTGGCCCTCGACTGGATCGAGCAGCCGCTCGGCCGGTCACTCAAGCGTGCCGAGTTCTCCTGGACGGGAGACCCCGGCACGGGAGCGACTCTGGCCTCCGCGCTGCGCGGCTGGGAGGGCGTTCGCTACGAGGTGACCGAGGAGCCCACCCCGGGCCTGGACGGCTCCCGTTGGAGCCACACCCCGACCCTGGGCATTCACCACGCGACGATCTCCGCCTCCGGTGACGTGGTCCTCCACGAGAACCGACTGCGCGAGGTCATCACGCTCGCCCAGGGGGCCGGCGACGCCGTCGAGGACATGATCGGTGAGCTCCTGGGTGAGGCCTGGGATGCCGAGCTGGAACCCTTCCGCCACGCCGGCGACGGCGCCCCCGTGCGGTGGTTGCACAAGGTGGGCTAG
- a CDS encoding acyl-CoA carboxylase subunit beta, which yields MARQPNAASASVSKKVKVPREEDPRNPNHRLAGFLDDDSLVLITPDDDSGMLAATGTVDGQPVVAFSSDATVMGGAMGVAGCKVVVAAYERALADGVPVVGLWHSGGARLPEGVVSLHAVGEVFAIMTRASGRIPQISVVIGAAAGGAAYGPALTDIVILAPEGRIFVTGPDVVRSVTGEDVDALRLGGPEPHGRRSGVVHVLAESIDDAYTRAGVLCELLSDQGAFRLGDVADVDLAEQLPESTKRAYDVHPLIEMLLDTGPVQELHARWAPNIVTTLGRLGGRTVGVVANNPMRLGGCLDSSSAEKAARFVRMCDAFGVPLVVLVDVPGYLPGVGQEWDGVVRRGAKLLHAFAEAVVPRVSVVTRKTYGGAYIAMNSRSLGATKVFAWPDAQVAVMGSVAAIRILHRRRLAEVDESERAAVEQELADEHERLSGGLPRAVEIGVVDEIVEPTRTRSAVATALAEAPARRGEHGNIPL from the coding sequence ATGGCGCGCCAGCCCAACGCCGCCTCGGCGAGCGTCTCGAAGAAGGTCAAGGTCCCCCGCGAGGAGGACCCCCGCAACCCGAACCATCGTCTGGCCGGCTTCCTCGACGACGACTCCCTCGTGCTGATCACCCCCGACGACGACTCCGGCATGCTCGCTGCGACGGGCACCGTCGACGGCCAGCCCGTCGTCGCCTTCTCCAGCGACGCCACCGTCATGGGCGGCGCGATGGGTGTCGCCGGCTGCAAGGTCGTCGTCGCCGCCTACGAGCGCGCCCTGGCCGACGGTGTCCCGGTCGTCGGGCTGTGGCACTCCGGCGGTGCCCGCCTGCCCGAGGGCGTGGTCTCCCTGCACGCCGTCGGTGAGGTCTTCGCCATCATGACCCGGGCCTCGGGCAGGATCCCGCAGATCTCCGTGGTCATCGGTGCTGCCGCCGGTGGCGCCGCCTACGGGCCGGCGCTGACCGACATCGTCATCCTCGCCCCGGAGGGACGGATCTTCGTCACCGGACCGGACGTCGTCCGCTCGGTCACCGGCGAGGACGTCGACGCCCTTCGCCTCGGCGGTCCCGAGCCCCACGGACGGCGCTCCGGTGTCGTCCACGTGCTCGCCGAGTCCATCGACGACGCCTACACCCGCGCGGGTGTGCTGTGCGAGCTGCTGTCCGACCAAGGTGCCTTCCGGCTCGGCGACGTCGCCGATGTTGATCTCGCCGAGCAGCTGCCCGAGTCGACCAAGCGCGCCTACGACGTGCACCCTCTCATCGAGATGCTGCTCGACACGGGCCCGGTGCAGGAGCTGCACGCGCGGTGGGCACCCAACATCGTCACCACGCTCGGCCGCCTCGGTGGCCGCACCGTCGGTGTCGTCGCCAACAACCCCATGCGCCTGGGTGGGTGCCTGGACTCCTCGTCCGCGGAGAAGGCGGCACGCTTCGTGCGGATGTGCGATGCCTTCGGGGTGCCGCTCGTCGTCCTCGTCGACGTCCCCGGGTACCTCCCGGGCGTCGGCCAGGAGTGGGACGGCGTCGTGCGCCGCGGTGCCAAGTTGCTGCACGCCTTCGCGGAGGCCGTCGTGCCGCGCGTGAGTGTCGTGACGCGCAAGACCTACGGCGGTGCGTACATCGCGATGAACTCGCGCTCCCTGGGCGCCACGAAGGTCTTCGCCTGGCCGGACGCGCAGGTCGCCGTCATGGGTTCGGTGGCTGCGATCCGCATCCTGCACCGCCGACGGCTGGCGGAGGTCGACGAGTCGGAGCGCGCCGCCGTCGAGCAGGAGCTCGCCGACGAGCACGAGCGTCTCTCCGGGGGCCTGCCGCGTGCCGTCGAGATCGGGGTCGTCGACGAGATCGTCGAGCCCACCCGAACCCGCTCGGCCGTCGCCACCGCACTGGCCGAGGCGCCCGCCCGACGTGGGGAGCACGGCAACATCCCGTTGTGA
- a CDS encoding asparagine synthetase B family protein, whose amino-acid sequence MGGFAAIIGPNADRARFDLMRQSVAGRGEVEETAEAAGVLVSTRTSDRGQEDTTSTWQSRDGEWIVCLDGTVYNGAELAVELREEGHPLRCGNSLDVLVAAVLRWGETAVARLRGDFAFAVIEVGTGRTYLGRDPVGVRSLYWAWADGCLHVGSEVKALVPTGTSIHEVPPGNHAWAAPGSTPEAKPYVDLFRSVDTTPVTDTHRACTLVRAALEESVLARCRTQVPVGVVLSGGLDSSLVLALLRRSHPDCVAFTIGSPDSEDVRYARRLTADLGVRHEVIDVPPERISRHDVRRAIRMSECTEYGDVINAVVSVPLFARMREAGVDIALAGDGSDELFGGYAMYDQVPPEAARRLFEHKIRNLSRTELQRVDRTGMGQGVEVRMPFLDPTLIRAAMRVPMELKVRDGREKWILRHAFADLLPDYVLNRPKNPMSHSSGLHERARLHKPWFARHYRKAGYEALGPLRRDFSVVLGQEGHDLDRALAAISARPDHTAAEHGRDLLGAVRWNAVSAARAARRGARARTSRSG is encoded by the coding sequence ATGGGCGGCTTCGCTGCCATCATCGGACCGAACGCAGATCGTGCCCGCTTCGACCTGATGCGGCAGTCCGTCGCCGGCCGTGGAGAGGTCGAGGAGACCGCCGAGGCCGCGGGTGTGCTCGTGAGTACGCGGACCAGCGACCGTGGCCAGGAGGACACCACGAGTACGTGGCAGTCGAGGGACGGTGAGTGGATCGTGTGTCTCGACGGGACGGTCTACAACGGTGCCGAGCTCGCCGTCGAGCTCCGTGAGGAGGGACACCCCCTTCGGTGCGGAAACAGCCTCGACGTCCTCGTGGCGGCTGTCCTCCGCTGGGGCGAGACCGCCGTCGCCCGGCTGCGGGGGGACTTCGCCTTCGCGGTCATCGAGGTCGGCACGGGTCGGACCTACCTGGGTCGGGATCCCGTGGGCGTCCGGTCGCTCTACTGGGCGTGGGCCGACGGTTGCCTCCACGTCGGCTCGGAGGTGAAGGCACTGGTCCCCACAGGCACCTCGATCCACGAGGTCCCGCCGGGAAACCACGCCTGGGCTGCGCCCGGGTCCACTCCGGAGGCGAAGCCGTACGTCGACCTCTTTCGCTCCGTGGACACGACGCCGGTCACCGACACCCACCGGGCCTGCACCCTGGTGCGCGCGGCGCTCGAGGAGAGCGTCCTGGCGCGGTGCCGCACACAGGTCCCCGTGGGAGTGGTCCTCTCCGGTGGCCTCGACTCGTCGCTCGTCCTGGCCCTGCTGCGCAGGAGCCACCCGGACTGCGTGGCGTTCACGATCGGCAGCCCGGACAGCGAGGACGTCCGGTACGCGCGACGGCTGACCGCCGACCTCGGGGTACGACACGAGGTGATCGATGTGCCTCCGGAGCGGATCAGCCGCCACGATGTGCGTCGGGCGATCCGGATGTCGGAGTGCACGGAGTACGGCGACGTCATCAACGCCGTCGTCTCGGTCCCGTTGTTCGCGCGGATGCGGGAGGCCGGCGTCGACATCGCCCTCGCGGGGGACGGCTCGGACGAGCTCTTCGGTGGGTACGCCATGTACGACCAGGTGCCACCGGAAGCGGCGCGGCGACTCTTCGAGCACAAGATCCGCAACCTGTCCCGGACCGAGCTGCAGCGCGTCGACCGCACCGGCATGGGGCAAGGGGTCGAGGTACGCATGCCCTTCCTCGACCCCACCCTGATCAGGGCGGCCATGCGCGTTCCGATGGAGCTCAAGGTTCGCGATGGTCGGGAGAAGTGGATCCTCAGGCACGCCTTCGCCGACCTGCTGCCCGACTACGTCCTCAACCGGCCGAAGAACCCCATGTCGCACTCATCCGGCCTGCACGAGCGGGCCCGACTCCACAAGCCGTGGTTCGCGCGTCACTACCGCAAGGCAGGGTACGAAGCGCTGGGGCCACTGCGTCGTGACTTCTCCGTGGTGCTCGGGCAGGAGGGTCACGACCTGGACCGAGCCCTCGCGGCGATCTCGGCCCGTCCCGACCACACGGCGGCCGAGCACGGCAGAGATCTGCTGGGTGCCGTGCGATGGAACGCCGTCAGTGCAGCACGCGCCGCCCGGCGTGGCGCTCGGGCACGCACGTCGCGAAGCGGGTGA
- a CDS encoding SufE family protein: MSAEPAPDGPALPAALAQVIEDFNDLEIPDRLQLLLEFSDELPALPTRYTEHPELLEPVPECQSPIFLVTEVDGTDGSAVVHLHFSAPPQAPTTRGFAGILHEGLDGLSAAELLAVPMDVSEQLGLREAVSPLRLRGMAGMLARIKRQVREKIGQDGLPADPP, translated from the coding sequence ATGAGCGCGGAACCAGCACCCGATGGGCCGGCCCTGCCGGCGGCCCTGGCCCAGGTGATCGAGGACTTCAACGACCTCGAGATCCCCGACCGCCTGCAGCTGCTGCTGGAGTTCAGCGACGAGCTGCCGGCCCTGCCGACGCGCTACACCGAGCACCCCGAGCTGCTCGAGCCGGTACCGGAGTGCCAGTCACCGATCTTCCTGGTCACCGAGGTCGACGGCACCGACGGGAGCGCCGTGGTGCACCTGCACTTCTCCGCTCCGCCGCAGGCGCCGACGACCCGTGGTTTCGCGGGCATCCTGCACGAGGGGCTCGACGGGCTCAGCGCTGCCGAACTGCTCGCCGTGCCGATGGACGTCTCCGAACAGCTGGGGTTGCGCGAGGCCGTCTCGCCGCTGCGGCTGCGCGGCATGGCCGGCATGCTCGCGCGGATCAAGCGTCAGGTGCGGGAGAAGATCGGGCAGGACGGGCTGCCGGCGGACCCACCGTGA
- a CDS encoding sulfurtransferase has translation MALPFDDDARFTDYAHPHRLVSTSWLERHLGSEGLVVVESDEDVLLYEVGHIPGAVKIDWHLDLNDPVTRDYIDGEAFSRLMSATGIARDTTIVVYGDKSNWWAAYALWVFTLFGHEDVRLLDGGRALWDAEGRDMTRAVPNPTPSDYPVVERDDSLERAYRPDVLDFLGGQLVDVRSEPEYTGERTHMPDYPQEGALRGGHIPGAVSVPWARAANDDGTFRSRAELEQIYLTEQRLDPSEPVVAYCRIGERSSHTWFALKHLLGFPDVRNYDGSWTEWGNLVRAPIVTGPEPGEVPQR, from the coding sequence ATGGCCCTGCCCTTCGACGACGATGCACGCTTCACCGACTACGCCCACCCACACCGGCTGGTGAGCACGTCTTGGTTGGAACGCCACCTGGGCAGCGAAGGACTCGTGGTCGTGGAGTCCGACGAGGACGTGTTGCTCTACGAGGTGGGTCACATCCCGGGGGCCGTGAAGATCGACTGGCACCTGGATCTCAACGACCCGGTCACCCGCGACTACATCGATGGAGAGGCCTTCTCCCGGCTCATGAGCGCCACGGGGATCGCGCGCGACACGACGATCGTCGTCTACGGCGACAAGTCGAACTGGTGGGCCGCCTATGCGCTGTGGGTGTTCACCCTCTTCGGTCACGAGGACGTGCGGCTGCTCGACGGTGGACGCGCGCTGTGGGACGCCGAAGGTCGGGACATGACGCGCGCCGTGCCGAATCCGACGCCCAGCGACTACCCGGTCGTCGAGCGGGACGACTCGCTCGAGCGTGCCTACCGACCGGATGTGCTCGACTTCCTCGGCGGGCAGCTGGTCGACGTGCGCTCGGAGCCCGAGTACACCGGCGAGCGCACCCACATGCCCGACTATCCGCAGGAGGGTGCACTGCGCGGCGGGCACATCCCCGGGGCGGTGTCCGTGCCCTGGGCGAGAGCCGCGAACGATGACGGCACGTTCCGCTCACGCGCCGAGCTCGAGCAGATCTACCTCACCGAGCAGCGCCTCGACCCGAGCGAACCGGTCGTGGCGTACTGCCGCATCGGCGAGCGCTCGTCGCACACCTGGTTCGCGCTCAAGCACCTGTTGGGCTTTCCCGACGTGCGCAACTACGACGGCTCCTGGACGGAGTGGGGCAACCTCGTGCGGGCCCCCATCGTCACGGGTCCGGAGCCCGGGGAGGTCCCGCAGCGATGA